Proteins found in one Salvia splendens isolate huo1 chromosome 10, SspV2, whole genome shotgun sequence genomic segment:
- the LOC121752712 gene encoding rop guanine nucleotide exchange factor 9-like, producing the protein MDMMKERFSKLLLGEDMSGSGKGVSSALALSNALTNLAASVFGEQCKLEPMSEERKARWKREVDWLVSVTNYIVEFVASEQKGKDGTSMEIMVTQQRKDLLMNIPALRKLDAMLLDTLDNFKNEQEYWYVSRDAEESEKGVQRGDKWWLPTIKVPPNGLSQDSCIFMQKQKDAVVQVLKASMAINAQILSDMDVPETYLETLPKNGKSCLGDSIYKSITDEVFDPQQFLSTLDLSCENKVVDIKNRIEASVVIWKRKMNNKDSKPSWGFTVSTEKRCIFEERLETILILLKHQFPGLPQSSLDITKIQYNKDAGLAILESYSRVLETLANTVMSRIDDVLYANTMARESGTGATMLPRKSNVMSAGDEPVEKMSCGINTPMSRTMTISDFMGWGVEPEKCSFDV; encoded by the exons ATGGACATGATGAAGGAGAGGTTTTCCAAGCTGCTCCTTGGTGAAGACATGTCCGGCAGCGGAAAGGGTGTTTCCTCTGCGCTCGCCTTGTCCAACGCCCTCACCAATCTCGCCG CTTCTGTATTTGGAGAACAATGCAAGCTAGAGCCAATGTCTGAAGAGAGAAAGGCAAGGTGGAAGAGAGAAGTAGATTGGCTCGTGTCTGTCACAAATTACATCGTCGAATTCGTTGCTTCTGAGCAGAAAGGGAAAGATGGAACCAGCATGGAG ATAATGGTGACACAGCAAAGGAAAGACCTCCTGATGAACATCCCAGCTCTGCGCAAGCTTGACGCCATGCTCCTT GACACACTTGATAACTTCAAGAATGAGCAAGAATACTGGTATGTCTCAAGAGATGCTGAGGAGTCTGAGAAAGGGGTTCAGAGAGGAGACAAGTGGTGGCTTCCTACAATCAAGGTTCCGCCAAACGGCCTCTCACAAGACTCGTGCATCTTCATGCAGAAGCAGAAGGACGCCGTGGTTCAAGTGCTCAAAGCATCCATGGCCATCAATGCTCAGATTTTATCAGACATGGATGTCCCTGAAACCTACCTGGAAACTCTTCCGAAG AATGGGAAATCATGCCTAGGTGATTCAATCTACAAAAGCATAACTGATGAGGTGTTTGATCCTCAGCAGTTTCTATCAACCCTGGACTTGTCATGTGAAAACAAAGTGGTGGATATCAAGAACAGAATTGAGGCATCAGTTGTGATATGGAAGAGAAAAATGAATAACAAGGATAGCAAGCCTTCATGGGGTTTCACCGTGAGCACGGAGAAGAGATGTATTTTCGAGGAGAGATTAGAGACAATCTTGATCCTATTGAAGCATCAGTTTCCTGGACTTCCTCAATCATCACTTGACATAAccaaaatccagtacaacaaA GATGCAGGGCTAGCGATCCTCGAGAGCTATTCGAGAGTGCTGGAGACCTTGGCCAACACGGTTATGTCACGTATAGATGACGTTCTGTATGCTAATACCATGGCTCGGGAATCTGGCACGGGGGCTACGATGTTGCCAAGGAAGAGCAACGTCATGAGCGCAGGAGACGAGCCGGTGGAGAAGATGAGTTGTGGTATAAACACACCAATGTCAAGGACAATgacaatctcagatttcatggGGTGGGGAGTTGAGCCTGAAAAATGTAGTTTTGATGTTTGA
- the LOC121752713 gene encoding uncharacterized protein LOC121752713, giving the protein MMHATSESDMTSVRPSSASPRGYYVQSPSRDSHDDIDKCSSSNDRSTLDSPTAPRHSLTSSSSTTAASRRRWNKHYCNVVSEEGAFHDDYYGEKAYARQCNCLILGFSFLLFFSVIWLSFFGVTRNYKSQVTIKSLKITKFYFGEGSDHTGVPTTLITINCSANLVIYNPATFFGIDVASSHTARLKFLDVTVATGQLKKYYQPRKSTRMMRVELVGRDVPLYGAGTVLADSNKEAGIRFKLEFSIQSKGRHLGKLVKTLHTTHCSCSPLITSKLLTKQILFSHGACKYL; this is encoded by the exons ATGATGCACGCGACGTCCGAATCAGACATGACGAGCGTCCGGCCGTCGTCGGCGTCTCCAAGGGGCTACTACGTGCAGAGCCCCTCGCGAGACTCCCACGACGACATTGACAAGTGCTCCTCTTCCAACGACCGTAGCACGCTGGACTCGCCCACCGCTCCAAGGCATTCTctcacctcctcctcctccaccaccgccgccagcCGCCGCAGGTGGAACAAGCACTATTGCAACGTGGTGTCGGAGGAGGGCGCCTTTCATGACGATTACTATGGGGAGAAGGCCTATGCCAGGCAGTGCAATTGCCTCATTCTTGGCTTCTCATTTCTCCTATTCTTTTCAGTGATTTGGTTGAGTTTTTTTGGGGTTACCAGGAATTATAAATCTCAAGTCACCATCAAG AGCTTAAAGattacaaaattttattttggagAAGGGTCAGACCACACTGGTGTTCCAACAACGCTGATCACAATCAACTGTTCAGCTAATTTGGTGATTTACAATCCTGCCACATTTTTTGGAATTGATGTCGCTTCTTCCCACACTGCTCGTCTCAAATTCTTAGATGTCACCGTTGCAACTGGCCAG CTGAAGAAATACTACCAGCCAAGAAAGAGCACAAGGATGATGCGAGTGGAGCTGGTGGGGAGAGATGTTCCTCTGTACGGGGCGGGCACGGTGCTGGCCGACTCCAACAAGGAAGCCGGAATTCGGTTTAAGCTCGAGTTCAGTATTCAGTCCAAGGGGCGCCATCTTGGCAAGTTGGTCAAGACTTTGCACACAACTCATTGTTCATGTTCCCCACTTATCACTTCTAAGCTCCTCACCAAACAGATCTTATTTTCCCACGGCGCTTGCAAATACTTGTAA
- the LOC121750823 gene encoding ras-related protein Rab7-like, with protein MVYYRRRRLLLKVIIISDSGVGKTSLMNQYPFICERRNLKHYKATIGADFLTKEVQFEDNPVFTLHIWDTAGQERFQSLGKAFYRGADCCVLVYDVNVKQSFDNLSKWRKQFLDEASLKHPGKFPFIVLGNKIDVAGGNLRAVSEKDAKAWCDSNGSIPYFETSARNGMNVDDAFKCIAKSAFKYDPGQEKLELPDAIDMTSRKPSFCQC; from the exons ATGGTTTATTatcgtcgtcgtcgtcttcttctCAAGGTCATCATTATAAGCGACAGCGG GGTTGGTAAAACGAGTTTGATGAATCAGTATCCTTTT ATATGCGAAAGGAGAAACCTTAAACACTATAAAGCTACAATCGGGGCTGATTTCCTGACCAAAGAGGTCCAGTTTGAGGATAATCCCGTTTTCACCTTGCAC ATCTGGGATACTGCTGGTCAAGAGAGATTTCAAAGCCTTGGCAAGGCTTTCTACCGAGGTGCAGATTGTTGTGTGCTTGTTTATGATGTTAATGTGAAGCAATCATTCGATAACCTCAGCAAATGGAGGAAGCAGTTTCTTGATGAG GCCAGCCTTAAACACCCTGGAAAATTCCCTTTCATTGTATTAGGAAACAAAATTGATGTGGCCGGCGGCAACCTCAGAGCT GTATCTGAGAAGGATGCAAAAGCATGGTGTGACTCTAATGGCAGTATTCCTTACTTTGAGACTTCTGCAAGAAATGGAATGAATGTGGATGATGCTTTCAAATGCATAGCCAAAAGTGCTTTCAAATATGATCCTGGTCAGGAAAAATT AGAACTTCCCGACGCCATTGATATGACAAGTCGAAAACCCTCATTTTGCCAATGTTAG